The Pseudarthrobacter sp. BIM B-2242 region CCGCGGCGGTTCGCTGAAGTCCTCCTGGTACGGTGACTGCCTGCCGTCCCGGGACTTCCCCATGCTGATCAGCCTCTACCGGCAGGGCAAGCTCGATCTGGATGCCTTTGTGACCGAGCGGATCACCATCGACCAGGTGGAGGAAGCGTTCGGGAAGATGCATTCCGGTTCGGTACTGCGTTCGGTGGTAGAGCTGTGACCGCACCCGCTGCCGGCGGCGCGCCCGGCACCGGCGGCCCGCTCCGGATCGACCGCCTGGTCACCTCCGGCACGTTTTCCCTCGACGGCGGCACCTGGGATGTGGACAACAACGTCTGGATCGTGGGCAACGACGCCGAATGCGTCGTGATCGACCCGGCACACGATGCCAAGGCGGTTGCCGCGGCGGTGGGTGGCCGGAAGCTCAAGGCGATCCTGCTGACGCATGGCCACGACGACCACATCCGTTCGGTGGGCGACTTCCGGGATCTCGTCCAGGCCCCCATTCACCTGCATGAGGCGGACTGGATGCTCTGGAAGAACGTCTACCCGGATATGGAACCGGATGTCCGCATCAGCCACGGCGACGTGGTGGACGTGGCCGGCGCCAGCCTGACCGCCCTGCACACGCCGGGGCACTCGCCGGGTTCGGTGTCCTTCCACCTGGCTGACGGACCCGACGGCGAGGGCACCGTTTTCAGCGGCGACACCCTGTTCCAGGGCGGCCCGGGAGCCACCGGAAGGTCCTACAGCGACTTCCCCACCATCATCGAGTCGATCAGGACGTGGCTGCTGCCGCTCCCGGCCGGCACGGTGGTCCGGACCGGGCACGGCGACACCACCACCATCGGGGCCGAAGCCCCGCACCTGCAGGAGTGGATTGCCCGCGGCCACTAGGCCGGGCGAAATGCCCCTCACAGAGGGCCAGCCGAAGCGGTCTAAGCTTCCCTGCCGTACACGCTGCTGAAGTCGGCGTGGCGCAGGGAAGCGTGGCCCGCGTACTCGGCCAGCACCGCATCCTCGACAGCCCCCACAGTGAGCCCGGGTACAAGATCGTTCGCTGCCCCGGCAGTGGCCGGGTCCCAGTCCAGGCCCAGCGCCGCATAGCTGTCCGTCAGGACAGCGCGGATGGGGGCGGAGTTCTCCACCACAATCACTGAGCTGAACAGCCAGCCGCCACTCACCACACGCTGGGCGGTGCCGATCAGTTTGATCCGGTGCGCGGGGTCGGCGGTGCCGGCGCCGTGGACGCTGTACTCCCCCGGGCAGTACTCGCCCGGGATCTCCCCGACGGCGGCATGCACCCCGACGTTCCGCAGGGCCTTGGCCAGCAGCTCACCAAAGAAACTGAACCGGCTCCGGGAACCGGCTATCGCATCCGCGTCGGGCATGATGTGGTCTACCACCAGGGTGCCCTCATGGTAGGCGGCAGCCCGGCCGCCGGCTTTCCGCACCAGGGGTTCAAAGCCGTGGTCCCGGCAGGCACGGGCGGCCGCATCAAAGCCCGGCAGCCGGGTGTCGCGCTGGCCGAAGGCGACAGTCGGGGCCGGACGGTACAGCCGAAGGGTGGGGCCGATCCTGCCGGTCTTCGCCATGGCCAGCAGTTCGAGGCCGAATTCCAGGTCCCGGGCGGCGCCCAGCGTATGATCCTGCCGCACCACGGTGAGCGTCCGGAGTCCCGCTTCGACGTCCCGCATGTTGCTAAGCTCCCTTATGTTCATTTTGCAATTCCTTGTTGTCGCCGCGGCATTCGCGGTTATTGATGCCATCTGGCTCAAGACAATGAACCCGTTCTACCGCAGCCACATCGGTGACCTGCTCGCTGACAAGCCACACTTAGGTTACGCCGTGGCTTTCTATGTCATGTACATCGCCGGGATCCTCTTCTTCGCACTGCGGCCGGCGCTCGACGGCGGCAGCTGGCTGACTGCCCTCGGCTACGGAGCGGCCCTGGGCGCCTTCGCCTACGCCACTTATGACCTCACCAACGCCGCCACGCTTAAGACGTGGCCGCTACAGCTCATCGTGGTGGACATCCTCTGGGGCGCCG contains the following coding sequences:
- a CDS encoding MBL fold metallo-hydrolase; translated protein: MTAPAAGGAPGTGGPLRIDRLVTSGTFSLDGGTWDVDNNVWIVGNDAECVVIDPAHDAKAVAAAVGGRKLKAILLTHGHDDHIRSVGDFRDLVQAPIHLHEADWMLWKNVYPDMEPDVRISHGDVVDVAGASLTALHTPGHSPGSVSFHLADGPDGEGTVFSGDTLFQGGPGATGRSYSDFPTIIESIRTWLLPLPAGTVVRTGHGDTTTIGAEAPHLQEWIARGH
- a CDS encoding biotin/lipoate A/B protein ligase family protein, whose translation is MNIRELSNMRDVEAGLRTLTVVRQDHTLGAARDLEFGLELLAMAKTGRIGPTLRLYRPAPTVAFGQRDTRLPGFDAAARACRDHGFEPLVRKAGGRAAAYHEGTLVVDHIMPDADAIAGSRSRFSFFGELLAKALRNVGVHAAVGEIPGEYCPGEYSVHGAGTADPAHRIKLIGTAQRVVSGGWLFSSVIVVENSAPIRAVLTDSYAALGLDWDPATAGAANDLVPGLTVGAVEDAVLAEYAGHASLRHADFSSVYGREA
- a CDS encoding DUF2177 family protein, with protein sequence MFILQFLVVAAAFAVIDAIWLKTMNPFYRSHIGDLLADKPHLGYAVAFYVMYIAGILFFALRPALDGGSWLTALGYGAALGAFAYATYDLTNAATLKTWPLQLIVVDILWGAVLTALSTLAGWLVFRTT